One genomic window of Solanum stenotomum isolate F172 chromosome 9, ASM1918654v1, whole genome shotgun sequence includes the following:
- the LOC125876394 gene encoding glutaredoxin-C9-like — translation MMQQALPYKSSCIPITPRVHPNDRHHRVSTSNSSLYVKGSKEELNNVVKDNAVIVVGRRGCCMSHVVKRLLHCLGANPAIYEIEEEDENEVVDELENIIVAGGGDRKETGRLQFPAVFVGGELFGGLDRIMAAHITGELTPILKKAGALWL, via the coding sequence atgatGCAACAAGCACTTCCTTACAAGTCATCATGTATACCTATAACACCAAGAGTTCATCCAAATGATCGTCATCATCGTGTAAGTACCAGCAATTCATCATTGTACGTTAAAGGTTCAAAAGAGGAATTGAATAACGTTGTTAAGGATAACGCGGTTATAGTTGTGGGAAGACGAGGTTGTTGTATGAGCCATGTTGTCAAGCGTTTACTTCATTGTCTCGGAGCCAATCCTGCTATTTATGAAATCGAGGAAGAGGACGAAAATGAAGTCGTTGATGAGTTGGAGAATATTATTGTCGCCGGAGGTGGTGATCGGAAAGAGACAGGACGGTTGCAGTTTCCGGCGGTGTTCGTCGGAGGGGAATTGTTTGGTGGATTGGATCGGATCATGGCGGCTCATATTACCGGCGAGTTGACTCCTATATTGAAAAAGGCTGGAGCCTTATGgctttga
- the LOC125876220 gene encoding protein ECERIFERUM 16, with product MDAKALAKSKRAHSLHLNKKHNPHHASKGSSAVSGTSAGDKKAAVKQVKEKPKPKLPSNWDRYEEENSDSETATPAGASNASDVVEPKSKGADYAYLLSEAKDQLQYSSEDVSFGDDILDDFYQGLGALLSAKGQSKLSWIAEENFAMEDKAPPPTKASFLSLDLQALSEQLERASLQERLFIEPDLLPLVLSDQESQSAAKEKHDSDLASSKSSTAEKDFNSLTSTNKSNENRHQHSHLGTTSSSSRHPTLADESSNPLTAFKDEAGQNDTLMYVSKKPSAFKAAAAEAELDMLLDSVTEIEICESTNVLDQSIRPYPVTQAGTPTPLAEGTSSTHEVSTLPRRGHNLLPKPAISDISLDDTLDDLLKETSTVTNKNEHSLPTEVSSIAGHTPSASQPVSKSKIIDDFDSWFDTL from the exons ATGGATGCAAAAGCGTTGGCAAAGTCGAAGAGAGCTCATTCGTTACATCTTAATAAGAAGCATAATCCACATCATGCATCTAAGGGTTCTTCTGCTGTTTCTGGCACGTCTGCCGGTGATAAGAAGGCTGCTGTCAAGCAAGTTAAGGAAAAGCCTAAACCGAAGCTCCCATCGAATTGGGATcgatatgaagaagaaaattctGATTCTGAAACTGCAACCCCGGCAGGCGCAAGTAATGCAAGTGATGTGGTCGAGCCAAAAAGTAAAGGGGCAGATTATGCATACTTGCTTTCGGAGGCTAAGGATCAGCTTCAGTATTCTTCAGAGGATGTTTCTTTTGGTGATGATATTTTAGATG ACTTTTATCAGGGCCTAGGAGCATTACTCTCTGCAAAAGGGCAAAGCAAGTTATCGTGGATAGCAGAAGAAAATTTTGCAATGGAAGATAAGGCACCTCCTCCCACTAAG GCATCATTTCTTTCACTTGATCTGCAAGCTCTTTCAGAGCAGCTTGAAAGAGCAAGTCTACAAGAGAGACTTTTCATTGAACCAGATTTACTTCCTTTGGTACTG AGCGATCAGGAGTCGCAATCAGCAGCTAAAGAGAAACATGACAGCGATCTAGCTTCAAGCAAGAGTTCAACAGCCGAAAAAGACTTCAATTCATTAACCTCCACTAACAAAAGCAACGAAAACAGGCATCAACATTCACATCTGGGCACCACAAGCAGCAGTAGCAGACATCCAACTTTAGCAGATGAATCCTCTAACCCTTTGACTGCATTCAAGGACGAGGCTGGACAAAATGATACACTGATGTATGTTTCTAAGAAACCGTCTGCATTTAAGGCAGCAGCTGCAGAAGCAGAGCTTGACATGCTTCTTGATTCAGTCACCGAGATTGAAATTTGTGAGTCCACGAATGTTCTTGACCAGTCTATTCGTCCTTACCCCGTGACACAAGCAGGAACACCAACTCCGTTAGCAGAAGGAACTTCATCTACACACGAGGTCTCCACCCTGCCCAGGCGAGGCCACAATCTACTACCCAAACCTGCAATATCAGATATCAGTTTGGACGATACACTGGATGATCTTCTCAAAGAAACATCCACTGTGACTAACAAAAACGAGCATTCGCTACCTACTGAGGTAAGTTCCATTGCTGGTCATACACCCTCTGCTTCTCAACCTGTCTCCAAGTCCAAAATTATCGATGATTTTGATTCATGGTTTGACACATTGTAA
- the LOC125877853 gene encoding zinc finger protein NUTCRACKER, which translates to MTDEVISNGFTHDNSIEGSNPPPLKKKRNLPGNPDPEAEVIALSPKTLMATNRFLCEICGKGFQRDQNLQLHRRGHNLPWKLKQRTSKEVRKRVYVCPEKVCVHHHPSRALGDLTGIKKHYCRKHGEKKWKCEKCSKRYAVQSDWKAHSKTCGTREYRCDCGTIFSRRDSFVTHRAFCDALAEETARVTAASNMYNPLAMENNINYHFIGAPLGPNMAQHFSSLFKPVSNNNENSDPLRRDQLSLWNNIGVAQEQDQIGININNLREIHQISPLLHHTSPAPTTVYDANALLASRNSNAPPVSYNNNNHINWDQFMGSKISPINNAEQLSNTSSANISVPSLFSAQQQIALSASTTNMSATALLQKAAQIGAITTTTTATDPSIFLGNFTMNNCNNNKNNDNSNKFCGFYVSTPTTNNSISTSLGSDVDQSSSVNDFSATIHPIQMYPPSKRRHIHIEDSVKGVGGGAGSGAGEGGQTRDFLGVGVQSICHPSSINGWI; encoded by the exons ATGACTGATGAAGTGATATCAAATGGATTTACTCATGATAACTCAATTGAAGGATCTAATCCTCCTCCtctcaagaaaaaaagaaatcttCCAGGAAATCCAG ATCCTGAAGCAGAAGTGATTGCCTTGTCACCAAAGACACTGATGGCAACAAATAGATTTTTGTGTGAAATTTGTGGGAAAGGTTTTCAAAGGGATCAAAATCTACAACTTCATAGAAGAGGACATAATCTTCCATGGAAGTTAAAGCAAAGAACTTCAAAAGAAGTGAGAAAGAGAGTTTACGTGTGCCCGGAAAAGGTGTGTGTGCATCATCATCCTTCAAGAGCTTTAGGAGATCTAACTGGGATCAAGAAACACTATTGTAGAAAACATGGAGAAAAGAAGTGGAAATGTGAGAAGTGTTCAAAGAGATATGCTGTGCAATCAGATTGGAAAGCTCACTCTAAGACTTGTGGCACTAGGGAATATAGATGTGATTGTGGCACTATTTTCTCAAG GAGAGATAGCTTTGTGACTCATAGGGCGTTTTGCGATGCATTAGCTGAGGAGACGGCTAGAGTTACTGCAGCATCTAACATGTACAACCCATTGGCCATGGAAAACAACATCAACTACCATTTCATCGGCGCGCCATTAGGGCCAAACATGGCACAAcatttctcttctctcttcaaACCAGTTTCAAACAACAATGAGAACTCGGATCCATTGAGAAGAGATCAGCTCTCGCTTTGGAATAATATAGGCGTGGCTCAAGAGCAAGACCAAATAGGTATCAATATCAATAATCTCCGCGAAATCCATCAGATTAGTCCCCTTCTTCATCACACTTCACCAGCACCAACAACAGTTTATGATGCAAATGCCCTTCTTGCATCACGTAATTCAAATGCTCCACCAGTTagttataataataacaaccaTATCAACTGGGATCAGTTCATGGGGAGCAAAATCTCTCCAATTAACAATGCTGAACAATTATCAAACACCTCATCTGCAAACATTAGCGTTCCGTCATTATTCAGTGCTCAACAACAAATTGCACTTTCTGCCTCTACTACAAATATGTCTGCAACAGCTTTACTCCAAAAAGCAGCTCAGATCGgagcaataacaacaacaacaactgcAACCGATCCATCGATATTCCTCGGAAATTTCACCATGAATAattgcaacaacaacaagaacaatGACAATAGCAACAAGTTTTGTGGATTTTATGTTAGTACTCCTACTACGAATAACTCAATCAGTACTAGTCTCGGAAGTGACGTAGATCAGAGTTCATCAGTAAATGATTTCTCCGCTACTATTCACCCGATACAGATGTATCCCCCTTCAAAACGCCGTCACATTCACATTGAAGATAGTGTAAAAGGAGTCGGAGGCGGAGCAGGATCAGGAGCAGGAGAAGGAGGACAAACTAGGGATTTTTTGGGAGTTGGAGTACAATCAATTTGTCACCCTTCATCAATCAATGGATGGATATGA